The Rhinopithecus roxellana isolate Shanxi Qingling chromosome 13, ASM756505v1, whole genome shotgun sequence genome contains a region encoding:
- the LOC104666998 gene encoding LOW QUALITY PROTEIN: cystatin-9 (The sequence of the model RefSeq protein was modified relative to this genomic sequence to represent the inferred CDS: substituted 1 base at 1 genomic stop codon) — translation MSSAQRRRALPWALSLLLMGFQLLVTYAWCSEEEMGGNNKMVQDPMFLATVEFALNTFNVQSKEEHAYRLLRVLSSWREDSMDRKWXGKMVFSMNLQLRQTVCWKFEDDIDNCPFQESPELNNVRQGISFPQVHNCGCCMGCSVGTGAADKAIPSDKGK, via the exons ATGTCGAGTGCACAGAGGAGGAGGGCTCTGCCCTGGGCACTGTCACTGCTTCTCATGGGCTTCCAGCTCTTGGTGACCTATGCCTGGTGTTCTGAAGAGGAAATGGGTGGTAATAATAAAATGGTCCAGGATCCTATGTTCCTTGCCACAGTGGAGTTTGCCTTGAACACTTTCAACGTGCAGAGCAAGGAGGAGCATGCCTACAGGCTGTTGCGTGTTCTGAGTTCATGGAGAGAGGATAGCATGGACAGAAAG TGGTGAGGTAAGATGGTGTTCTCCATGAATCTGCAACTGCGCCAAACTGTATGTTGGAAATTTGAAGATGACATTGACAACTGCCCTTTTCAAGAAAGCCCGGAGCTGAACAATGTAAGACAGGGCATCAGCTTTCCTCAGGTCCACAACTGTGGATGCTGCATGGGGTGTAGTGTGGGCACAGGAGCAGCTGACAAAGCCATTCCCAGTGACAAAGGCAAGTGA